A region of Lycium barbarum isolate Lr01 chromosome 3, ASM1917538v2, whole genome shotgun sequence DNA encodes the following proteins:
- the LOC132630401 gene encoding laccase-17-like, which produces MDAIAICLVSLFASCLLHSVSAVTRQYKFEIKLQNVTRLCHTKSMVTVNGQFPGPRIVAREGDRLEIEVINHVQNNISIHWHGIRQIRSGWADGPAYITQCPIQTGQRYVYNFTIVGQRGTFWWHAHISWLRSTVYGPIIILPKKNTPYPFAKPNKEVPIVFGEWFNADTEAIITQALQTGGGPNVSDAYTINGFPGPLYNCSAKDTFKLKVKPGKSYLLRLINAALNDELFFSIANHTLQIIDADGVYVKPFETDTLIITPGQAYNVLLKTKPHFPNATFYMTARPYVTGLGTFDNSTVAGILEYESEPEHHLKNLPIFKPLLPSLNDTNFVTNFTSKLRSLATSQFPANVPLNVDKHFFFTVGLGTSPCDQNKTCQGPNGTKFSASINNVSLILPTTSLLQSHFFGQSQGVYKPNFPYSPLHWFNYTGNPPNNTLVNNDTKLMVLPFNTSVELVMQDTSILGAESHPLHLHGFNFFVVGQGFGNFDPKKDPSNFNLVDPIERNTVGVPSGGWVAIRFLADNPGVWFMHCHLEIHTSWGLRMAWLVLDGKLPNQKLPPPPMDFPKC; this is translated from the exons ATGGATGCTATTGCAATATGTCTCGTCTCTCTGTTTGCATCTTGTCTCCTCCACAGTGTTTCAGCCGTGACCAGGCAATATAAATTTGAA ATCAAATTGCAAAATGTGACAAGACTATGCCACACCAAGAGTATGGTTACAGTGAATGGACAATTCCCTGGGCCTCGTATTGTGGCAAGGGAAGGTGATCGTCTTGAAATCGAGGTGATCAATCATGTTCAGAACAACATCTCCATCCACTG GCATGGAATTCGACAAATTCGTAGTGGATGGGCAGATGGACCAGCATATATAACACAATGTCCCATTCAAACTGGCCAACGTTATGTGTATAACTTCACTATAGTTGGCCAGAGAGGAACTTTTTGGTGGCATGCACATATTTCATGGTTGAGATCAACTGTCTATGGTCCTATTATCATTCTTCCAAAGAAAAATACTCCTTATCCATTTGCCAAACCCAACAAAGAAGTTCCCATCGTCTTTG GAGAATGGTTCAATGCAGACACTGAAGCCATAATTACTCAAGCTTTACAAACAGGTGGAGGTCCTAATGTTTCTGATGCCTATACAATCAATGGATTTCCTGGTCCTTTGTATAATTGCTCCGCAAAAG ATACTTTTAAGCTGAAGGTGAAGCCTGGAAAATCTTATCTTCTTCGGTTGATCAATGCTGCACTTAATGACGAGCTTTTCTTTAGTATTGCAAATCATACTCTCCAAATTATCGATGCTGATGGAGTTTATGTTAAACCCTTTGAGACGGATACTCTTATTATTACCCCAGGGCAAGCCTATAATGTCCTTCTCAAAACTAAACCTCATTTTCCTAATGCCACATTTTACATGACTGCTCGGCCATATGTGACAGGTCTTGGCACATTTGACAACTCTACAGTTGCAGGAATTTTAGAGTATGAATCAGAACCAGAACACCATTTGAAAAATCTACCAATCTTTAAGCCATTATTACCATCTCTCAATGACACAAATTTTGTCACCAATTTTACAAGTAAATTAAGAAGTCTCGCAACTTCTCAATTCCCTGCTAATGTACCTCTAAACGTcgataaacatttttttttcactGTCGGTCTTGGGACAAGTCCTTGTGATCAAAACAAAACTTGCCAAGGACCTAATGGCACAAAATTCTCAGCTTCAATCAATAATGTGTCACTTATACTACCTACAACTTCACTTCTCCAATCTCATTTCTTTGGGCAATCCCAAGGCGTATATAAGCCTAATTTTCCTTATAGTCCTTTACATTGGTTTAACTACACTGGGAACCCTCCAAATAACACCCTAGTTAACAATGATACAAAACTCATGGTTTTACCATTTAACACTAGTGTGGAGCTAGTAATGCAAGATACAAGCATTCTGGGCGCTGAAAGTCATCCTCTTCATCTTCACGGATTCAACTTCTTTGTCGTTGGTCAAGGCTTTGGAAATTTTGACCCTAAGAAGGATCCATCAAATTTCAACCTTGTGGACCCTATTGAGAGGAACACTGTGGGTGTCCCTTCTGGCGGTTGGGTTGCTATTCGATTTCTTGCGGATAATCCAG GAGTATGGTTTATGCATTGTCACCTGGAAATTCACACAAGTTGGGGATTGAGGATGGCATGGTTGGTTCTAGATGGAAAACTTCCAAATCAAAAGTTGCCTCCTCCACCAATGGACTTTCCCAAGTGCTGA